From Brassica napus cultivar Da-Ae unplaced genomic scaffold, Da-Ae ScsIHWf_24;HRSCAF=46, whole genome shotgun sequence, the proteins below share one genomic window:
- the LOC125601276 gene encoding zinc finger protein ZAT11-like → MKRERSEFEESIKNLDIAKCLMILSQTSSMVKQIGVNQYAESNSSNRFECKTCNKRFSSFQALGGHRASHKKPKLTVDQKVVKQYLTKEGTQAHECTICGKSFGTGQALGGHMRRHRSSMMVEPSELISPVIHNMPVLKRCSSSKRVLSLDLNLTPLENDLEILFGKTFFPNIDMKFVV, encoded by the coding sequence atgAAGAGAGAACGATCTGAGTTCGAAGAGTCCATCAAGAATCTAGACATTGCTAAATGTCTAATGATACTATCTCAAACCTCCTCCATGGTCAAACAGATTGGCGTGAATCAATATGCCGAGAGCAATTCAAGTAACCGGTTCGAATGCAAAACATGTAACAAGAGATTCTCTTCGTTTCAAGCCCTTGGTGGCCACCGTGCAAGCCATAAGAAGCCAAAGCTAACCGTTGACCAAAAGGTGGTGAAACAATATCTTACCAAAGAAGGAACTCAAGCCCATGAGTGTACAATATGCGGTAAGAGTTTTGGGACCGGACAGGCTTTAGGCGGTCACATGAGACGGCATAGGTCAAGCATGATGGTGGAGCCATCGGAGCTCATCTCTCCTGTGATTCATAACATGCCGGTTCTGAAACGATGTagtagtagcaagagggttttGTCTTTGGATTTGAATTTAACTCCCTTAGAGAATGATCTTGAAATTCTTTTTGGGAAGACGTTTTTCCCAAACATAGATATGAAGTTTgttgtttag
- the LOC125601274 gene encoding kinesin-like protein KIN-5B: MSFTPDVTRKSGVGVIPSPAPFLTPRPERRRPDSSCFSSRLEREKEVNVQVLLRCRPLSEEEQKSNVPRVISCNELRKEVSVANKQVDRLFTFDKVFGPKAQQRSIYDQAIAPIVHEVLEGFSCTVFAYGQTGTGKTYTMEGGMRKKGGDLPVEAGVIPRAVRHIFETLEAQKADYSMKVTFLELYNEEVTDLLAQEDSSSRSSSDDKQKKPVSLMEDGKGCVVLRGLEEEVVYSANDIYALLERGSSKRRTADTLLNKRSSRSHSVFTITVHIKEESMGDEELIKCGKLNLVDLAGSENILRSGSRDGRAREAGEINKSLLTLGRVINALVEHSSHIPYRDSKLTRLLRDSLGGKTKTCIIATISPSAHSLEETLSTLDYAYRAKNIKNKPEANQKLSKAVLLKDLYLELERMKEDVRAARDRNGIYIAQERYAQEEAEKKARTERIEQLENDLNLAEREASKFRGLYVTEKEKLLDVESDLKDCKRNLDNTNKELHDLKENYIQVISKLKEREAIISRMKASETTLIDRAKGLRSDLQHASNDISSLFTRLDQKDKLESENKSMLLKFGSQVDQNLKELHRTVLGSVSQQQQQLRTMEEHTQSFLAHKYDATRDLESRIGRTADTYTSGVAALKKLSEMLQKKASFDLENMNSSIGSQIEAVEQLLIASAKEAAKVAEDIRDSLNDQKELLALAARQQEQGLIRSMRSAQEISNTASTIFSNIYNQAHNMVEAIRESQAEKSRQLAAFEMNFKEEAEREEKQALVDIGLILSKLTSKKTAMVSDASRNIQEHDIQEEKRLQEQVSCMQQVSIGAKKELCDYLKKAKTEFTENTIASAESITVMDHYLEDCLGRANESKKLWETTEAGVKNLNTKYQQELNVTMGDMEKENDKLQDEFTSTFSTMDANFVSRTNELHAAVNDSLMQDRENKEATDALVETSMKQVTLLQEKHGQGVSNIRDKAEQSLIKDYQVDQRKNETPKKVPITVPSLASIEEMRTLLPKNILGEEDTSMEKRSSKQGQDEANNRTPFLEVNI, translated from the exons CCGTCTCTTCACTTTCGACAAG gttttTGGGCCTAAAGCACAACAAAGATCTATATATGACCAAGCCATTGCACCTATTGTTCATGAAGTGTTGGAAGGTTTTAGCTGCACTGTGTTTGCCTATGGACAGACAGGAACCGGGAAGACTTACACTATGGAAGGCGGCATGCGTAAAAAG GGAGGGGATTTACCTGTGGAGGCTGGGGTGATTCCTAGAGCTGTTAGGCATATATTCGAAACTCTTGAGGCTCAAAAGGCTGACTACAGTATGAAAGTCACGTTCTTGGAGCTGTACAACGAAGAAGTCACAGACTTGTTAGCTCAAGAAGACTCTTCATCAAGATCATCTTCTGACGATAAGCAGAAGAAGCCTGTTTCTTTAATGGAGGATGGGAAAGGCTGTGTGGTTCTACGTGGTCTTGAGGAAGAGGTTGTGTACAGTGCTAACGATATATACGCTCTTCTCGAACGAGGCTCGTCCAAAAGGCGCACGGCGGATACTTTGTTGAATAAAAGAAGCAGCCGCTCTCATTCTGTTTTTACCATCACGGTGCATATTAAGGAAGAATCTATGGGAGATGAGGAGTTGATCAAATGTGGGAAGCTTAACCTTGTGGATCTAGCGGGCTCCGAGAATATTTTGCGGTCAGGGTCGAGGGATGGTAGGGCGAGAGAGGCTGGGGAGATTAACAAGAGCTTGCTTACATTAGGGCGTGTGATTAATGCGCTTGTGGAACATTCTTCTCATATACCTTACAG GGATAGTAAGCTGACAAGGCTTTTAAGGGACTCTCTAGGAGGGAAGACAAAAACTTGTATCATTGCTACAATCTCGCCATCTGCTCATTCCCTGGAAGAAACTTTAAGCACTTTGGATTATGCCTACCGTGCTAAGAACATTAAGAACAAACCTGAG GCAAACCAGAAGTTATCCAAAGCTGTGTTGCTCAAAGACCTTTACTTGGAGCTTGAGAGAATGAAAGAAG ATGTAAGAGCGGCAAGGGATAGAAATGGTATATACATAGCACAGGAAAGATATGCACAAGAAGAGGCTGAAAAGAAG GCGAGAACTGAGAGGATAGAACAGTTGGAGAATGATTTAAATCTCGCTGAAAGA GAAGCTTCCAAGTTCCGTGGGCTTTACGTGACTGAGAAAGAGAAGTTACTGGATGTAGAAAGTGACCTTAAGGACTGCAAG AGAAACCTGGATAATACTAACAAGGAGTTGCATGACCTTAAAGAGAATTATATCCAAGTTATCTCAAAGTTAAAGGAAAGGGAAGCCATCATCTCCAGAATGAAAGCCTCAG AGACTACTTTGATCGACCGTGCAAAGGGGCTACGTTCTGATTTGCAGCATGCGTCAAATGATATAAGTTCTCTGTTCACAAGATTAG ATCAAAAGGACAAGCTGGAATCGGAAAACAAAAGCATGCTTCTGAAATTTGGTTCACAGGTTGATCAAAACCTTAAAGAATTGCACAGAACAGTACTTGGATCAGTGTCTCAGCAACAGCAACAATTAAGAACTATGGAAGAACATACTCAGTCTTTTCTCGCTCATAAATATGAT GCAACACGTGATCTGGAATCAAGAATTGGTAGAACAGCAGATACTTATACTTCAGGAGTAGCAGCCTTGAAGAAACTCTCTGAAATGCTACAAAAGAAAGCTTCGTTTGATCTGGAGAACATGAACTCTTCCATAGGATCACAAATAGAGGCTGTTGAGCAA tTGCTCATTGCATCAGCAAAAGAGGCTGCTAAAGTCGCTGAGGACATCCGGGATTCACTTAATGACCAGAAGGAGCTCTTAGCTCTTGCTGCAAGACAACAAGAGCAG GGCTTGATCAGAAGCATGAGGTCAGCCCAAGAAATTTCCAACACTGCTTCAACCATTTTCAGTAACATCTACAACCAAGCTCACAACATGGTGGAGGCTATTAGAGAAAGCCAAGCAGAGAAATCAAGACAGCTTGCTGCTTTTGAAATGAACTTTAAG GAAGAGGCTGAAAGAGAGGAGAAACAAGCTTTGGTTGACATTGGGCTGATATTATCAAAGCTAACTTCAAAGAAAACTGCAATG GTCTCTGATGCATCACGCAATATCCAAGAACACGACAtacaagaagagaagagattGCAGGAACAAGTGTCTTGTATGCAGCAAGTTTCCATTGGCGCAAAGAAGGAACTGTGTGACTACTTAAAGAAAGCAAAAACCGAGTTCACGGAAAACACAATAGCTTCCGCAGAGTCTATCACAGTCATGGACCATTACCTTGAAGATTG CTTGGGAAGGGCCAATGAGTCTAAAAAACTGTGGGAGACCACTGAAGCAGGCGTAAAGAACCTTAACACGAAGTACCAACAAGAACTTAATGTCACAATGGG GGACATGGAGAAAGAAAATGACAAGCTGCAGGATGAGTTTACATCAACATTCTCCACAATGGATGCTAACTTTGTCAGTAGGACTAATGAACTTCACGCAGCTGTTAATG ACTCGCTGATGCAAGACCGTGAGAACAAAGAAGCAACGGATGCTTTAGTGGAGACTTCAATGAAGCAGGTCACGTTATTGCAAGAGAAGCATGGACAGGGTGTATCAAACATTCGAGACAAAGCAGAACAGTCTCTCATAAAAGACTATCAG GTTGATCAGCGCAAGAACGAAACGCCAAAGAAAGTACCCATAACTGTGCCGAGCTTGGCGTCCATTGAGGAGATGAGGACTTTGCTGCCGAAGAATATTCTCGGTGAGGAGGACACAAGCATGGAGAAGAGATCAAGTAAACAGGGACAAGACGAAGCTAACAACAGAACTCCATTCTTGGAAGTAAACATATGA